GAAAGAATGACTAGCTGCGTTACAAGTGTGATCAGTTTGGATCTTTGTactaagagttttgaaaatgtacaccttacttgtgaaaatagtatcaaagcgaataaaaaaaactgtaatagttGCTGCAAATGGGCCTCTATACAGCTATGTAGATATTTCATTAAAAACCAAACGTTTCCACCTAGAATAGtcatttaccacattaacaatgtAGAGTTAGGATGAAGTTCTTCATGGATTTCAGATTAATTTAATGTTATCTTCATAAAAAAACTGTGCTTTTCTTAGAAAAATAAGGACATTTCCAAGTGACCCCAAACTTTTGAACGttagtgtatgtctgtgtgtctgcatgtgtgtgtgtctgtatgtgtctgtatgtgtctgtatgtgcctgtgtctgcgtctatttgtgtgtctgtatgtgtctgtgtgtgtgtgtgtgtctgtttgtgtgcaggcTCAGATCGTGGTTTCCTGTTTGAAAGCTGGTtgctccttctctttctgtgtgtacgtgcgctCAGTTCCTGGTTTCAAAAGAACAGCGCAACTGCTGTCTCAACTTCACCAGACAGATCAGAGCATCACAATGAACACTTACTTCTACCTCCTAGTCTCTGTCTTGATTTGCAAGAACTACGCAGGTGAGCTCATTTCACATTGCTTCTCTACGTTGTCTAGTGAGACTTTGAGACAGTAATTTTGTATCAAGGTGTGAGCCATTTTTTATTGTATGTACATTCTCAGCAGTCTCTGTCTTTTTCCTGAATATTTTAGTGTTATTTTTCAAAAGCTCACCTAAAGAATGATATTTTCTGGTGTAATTCAGTCCAAATGTAATTCAATTGTAATTCATAAGGTTCTGGAGCCTTAGTTGTAGGATGTAGGATGTACACAGTGAAGTAAGGCTTCCTGCATCTAGTCACATTCTGAGACAACAGCAGTTATACTTTGCCCATCCATGTTTGTCATGACAGAGATGACCTGTCAAACTGTCCAGCAGAAGGACACCGCCACGCTGAGTTGTGGCCACTTTGAAGGTGATGTAAGATGGAGCAGAGACCAAGATGGAGGAAGAGTTGACATTCTGACTGTGAGAAAAGGACAGGACAGCGAGGACAAACACATTCATGACCCAGGCAAACGTTTTAGTTCAGTGGCAGACAAatcactgactattttgagagTGATTTCCTCAGATAGTGGGGTGTACTACTGCAACGGTGAACCAGTGGTGAATCTGACAGTGACACCAGGTGAGTCTCTGAGAGCCAGTAGACAGTGTGGTAGAGATACACCAGGAACCTGCTCTGTTGTGGCCTCAAAATACAGGTCAGCTGATGTATTGTTTCATGTCACCTCAACATCACAGAAACAGTCCTAGAAGAAGATCAGAAGAGAACATGTGGTCCTAAAAGTTCACCAACTACAAGTACAGTATTGTTCTGGAAGCGTCCGATAGATTTACAGTTACTGACATCACATTCACCTTCTCCTACTAATACCAAtactgtattcatttagcagacacttttagtCAAAACAGtacacagtggggggggggggggggggggggggggataatcaGTAATCAGATCTCCTCACCTGCCTACCATGATAAACACTTTTTGTCTAATTTAGCTTTTGTGATTGAATGACAAAATTAACAGCAGATCGATtattccaacccccccccccccacaccaacgcacacacacacatacccttctctgtgtctgtccattTCAAATCTTTTCTCACTAGCTAACTGTAACTTTCTCACTTTAGTTTCACTCTGTACGTCATGTCCACGTTAAACTGCAGGATTCAAGTCTCTTCTGTTTAGTTCCACTCTCAACTAAACACGTTAGACCCTGTTTATGGATATACAAGCTTTTTGACTTGATTGACAGTGACAACGAGGACAGTGTCAGTGGCCGAAGAGAGGGAGGCCACAAAGAAGGATAAGAAGAAAGATAAGAAGAGTGAGAAGAGCAAGAATAAAAAGAATAAGGAGgatggaaagaaaaaagaagacaaCAAGGAGGAAAAGAAGGAAGTGAAGAATGAGAAGAAGGATGAGAAGACAAAGATTAAGTCTCCTCATTTGTCCTTCAACCATGTGATGAACAGGATATCTTCTATTTGTCATGTCTGCTCATCTCCATCTCTGAGGTCATTATGGAGTGATCTGTGCGCATGAAAATATCaactctacatttacatttagtcatttagcagacgctcttatccagagcgacttacagtaagtacagggacattccccccaaagaaagtagggtgaagtgccttgcccaaggacaaaacgtcatttgacagggcgggaaatcgatccagcaaccttctgattactagcccaactccctcaccgctcagccatctgactctctacACACAGTATCGTTACATTCAGCTCATTATAAAGTCTCTCACTAA
This genomic window from Hypomesus transpacificus isolate Combined female chromosome 4, fHypTra1, whole genome shotgun sequence contains:
- the LOC124467108 gene encoding uncharacterized protein LOC124467108 isoform X4, whose protein sequence is MNTYFYLLVSVLICKNYAEMTCQTVQQKDTATLSCGHFEGDVRWSRDQDGGRVDILTVRKGQDSEDKHIHDPGKRFSSVADKSLTILRVISSDSGVYYCNGEPVVNLTVTPVWSSFKGHTFCLASKQGS
- the LOC124467108 gene encoding uncharacterized protein LOC124467108 isoform X3, with the translated sequence MNTYFYLLVSVLICKNYAEMTCQTVQQKDTATLSCGHFEGDVRWSRDQDGGRVDILTVRKGQDSEDKHIHDPGKRFSSVADKSLTILRVISSDSGVYYCNGEPVVNLTVTPETVLEEDQKRTCGPKSSPTTRS
- the LOC124467108 gene encoding uncharacterized protein LOC124467108 isoform X2, whose translation is MNTYFYLLVSVLICKNYAEMTCQTVQQKDTATLSCGHFEGDVRWSRDQDGGRVDILTVRKGQDSEDKHIHDPGKRFSSVADKSLTILRVISSDSGVYYCNGEPVVNLTVTPETVLEEDQKRTCGPKSSPTTIWSSFKGHTFCLASKQGS
- the LOC124467108 gene encoding pre-mRNA-splicing factor CWC22 homolog isoform X1; this translates as MNTYFYLLVSVLICKNYAEMTCQTVQQKDTATLSCGHFEGDVRWSRDQDGGRVDILTVRKGQDSEDKHIHDPGKRFSSVADKSLTILRVISSDSGVYYCNGEPVVNLTVTPETVLEEDQKRTCGPKSSPTTMTTRTVSVAEEREATKKDKKKDKKSEKSKNKKNKEDGKKKEDNKEEKKEVKNEKKDEKTKIKSPHLSFNHVMNRISSICHVCSSPSLRSLWSDLCA